The sequence taaatgataggaattgaattttcttatttatggcttgcagatatgaaaaggaaggattaaaataaaaaaaaagatctagaaaatatcaaaaatataaacaaGGAAGATTTTTGGCATCAGGTTCAAGTCCACtacaacaactataaaaagggAGTCAAGCCCAAGTCCACTCCAGCAGCTATAAAAAGGGAGTCAAGACAAGGAGAAAAGACACACTAGATCTCAGAGCACTCTAATACACACCTAAAGCCTGAGAACTATCCCTTAGGgaattctctcttctctctcatcATTTTCTCTATTCCCTTATTCCATCCCTTCTCCTCCATCAGTTCCTATACCTCTTTTCTAGTGTAAGGCCCCTTAtggctatgagaggctaaacccttagttagggtCTGATAGGCCTAAAAAGCCGAAAGATGTATTGTacacttcatatttatcaatgcagacaggtgttttctttcctattatcctttcttacttttaatttcatgcatcattCATCTTTGCATCATCTTTGGGGGTTAGGTGCTTGGCAGAGggtaatccttaatagaaataCAAGGAAGGTCTTGCATGCatttattttaggaattaatcACTCGACAGagggtaatttctaatagaactaaaagcaaagagtatcttaataaaatcattgttacACATAGAGTGATTAAattatgcccatgcatcaaagcaagcatctagaattagaacttcatgcattttatctattgaatctttgcaaagacatttgggagatagataggtaaaataggcttgtcatcataAGACATTAGGGACAAGTAttctaatagatgtgggtaggataAATTCACATggttgatagagaaaaatcacaaataatacatcttaggtAAATAAGGCATGCTAGGTCCTAGCATTCCCATCTCATTGAATTCcctattatttcttttgttttctattagtAGTTATTATTCTATACcatgttcttttaaatttatcttttatacctCATCTTATCTTTTCCTCTTATAAATTGGAAATTATCCAACACAAGTACAAAACAAAGTCCCTACGGAAAtcaacactcggacttccgagttttTACTACTTCgacatttggtacacttgccaaactGTTAACAAGTTTTTGACTTCGTTGCTGGGGATTTTGTTCTTCTTACTTGGTTGCCATACATTTTCAATTTGTAAGTATTAATTCTTCTTTAGTCtttactttataatttttaatcattatttttcttctcccttctttttcttctataatttgcacaatagtGCTTGTTTTTTTGTATGTGAGGAGAACTACAATTGAAGATTTAGCTCCACTTAATCCAAAAATGAAAGCTACTTGCAGGCATAAAAACGCTGCgagaaaaagaagagagcaagaaATACAAGGGAGTAGTCAACCCTCACCTCCACCCTCTCTATAAAGCTATTATCAAATGGAAGAGGAACATGCACAACGAGTGACACTAGAGGACTACTCTAATACAACTACCCCACAATTCTTCACCAGTATTGCAAGGTCGGAGGTTCAAGCGGCCAACATATCTTCTTCTCACTCTCTCATACAGCTGATACAAGGAAACCTCTTCCACAGTCTACCAAATGAGGATCCTTATGCTCATCTTGCCACCTACATAGAAATTTGTAACATGGTAAAGATAGTCGGTGTTCCCGAGAATGCCATACGCCtcaatctcttttctttttctttggcaGGGGAAGCAAAAAGGTGGTTACACTCCTTCAAAGGCAATAGCTTGAGGACCTAGGAAGAAATTGTCGAAAAGTTCTTAAAGAAATACTTCCTAGAGTCAAAGACTGCTGAAGGAAAGATGGAAATATCCTCATTTCATCAATTCCCTGATGAATCACTCAACAAGGCGCTCAACCGTTTCCATGGACTACTCAGAAAGACGCCTACACATGGGTACAGTGAGCTGATGCAATTAAACATTTTCATAGATGGTCTGCAACCATAGTCAAAGCAACTCCTTGACACATCCGTAGGGGGAAAAATCAAGCTAAAGACACCAGAGTGGACAATGGAGCTGATAGAGAACATGGCGGTCAGTGATCATGCCATCCTTCATGATCAAGCATACACGCCAACAAAGAGGAGCCTTCTGGAACTCACAGCCCAAGATGCAACACTGGCCCAAAACAAGTTATTGGCCCAAAAGATAGAGGCCCTAACGGAGCCCCTCAGCAAGCTCCCTCAACAAATACAAGCAGTAAGTCCCTATTACCTTTCAATCATGCAAATAGGGGGATGCCACATCTGCGGTGGAGCACACGAGTCAAGGCAATGCATAGCCTAAGAAGATTCTTCCAGGGAGGTGAACTACATGGGAGCTCAAAATCACCACGGATTCCAAGGCTACAACCAAGGAGGATCACTAGGATTCAACCAAGATAGGAATTTAACACATGGCTCAAGCTGAAGGAATCATCCGGGGAACCAGTTCAACAAGGAGCAAAGAAGTTAACCTGTCCAGAATTCCAAACAAGGGGTTGATCTTTATGAAAAGACCAACAAGCTTGAGGAGACACTGAATCAATTCATGCATATGTCCATGTCCAACTATAGGAGCACAGAGTCATCCATCAAGAACCTAGAGATACAAATGGGACAATTAGCCAAACAAATGGCTGAAAGATCCACTAACAGTTTTGGAGCCAACACCGAGAAGAATCCCAAAGAGGAGTGCAAGGTAATTTTCACTAGGAGGGAAAGTgttgagaaggaaaagagaatTGAGGAGGATGTGCGTGATGAGgaaggagaaaagaaagaagagggaGAAAAAGATAAGAGTAAGGAGAGTGGTGATGAGGTCTCAACCACTAAGACCAAGACCAAGAGCCAGTTAGCTCGGGAGGCCAAAAGAGAGATATTGTCAGCCTCACCAGAGGAGATACCATACCCTCCGGTGCCATCAAAGAAGGATAAGGAATGTTATTTCAAGTGGTTCCTTGACATATTCCAGAACCTGGAGATTACTATCCCTTTTGGAGAGGCCATACAGCAGATGTCATTGTACAAAAAGTTCTTAAAGGACATCCTCATAGAGAAGGGAAAGTACATTAACAATGAAACCATTATGGTGGAAGAAAATTGCAGTGTAGTAATCCAAAAGCTACCTCCTAAGTTCAAATATCTAGGAAGCGTCACCATCCCATGCTCTATTGGGAATGTATCCGTAGGTAAGGCTCTTATTGACTTAGGAGCAAGTATCAATTTGATGTCGCTTTCTATGTACAGGATAATAGGAAACCTGAAGATTGAACCTACAAGGATGACGCTCTAGCTAGCAGACCGCTCCATCACAAGACCGTTCGGGGTAGTTGAAGACGTCCTGGTCAAAGTCCATCAACTTACTTTTTTGGTGGACTTTGTAATCATCGACATTGAAGATGTTGAGATCCCTTTGATTCTGGGTTGGCCATTCATGGTGACTGCAAAGTGTGTTGTGGACATGGGGAAGGGTAACTTGGGGATGAGTGTGGAAGACCAGAAAGACACATTCAACTTGTTTGAGGGAATTAAGCATCCTAGTGATAGCAAGACTTGTTTTAAGGTGGAGGAAATTGAGCAAAAAGCTAACCTCATTGTGGGGCACCTAAATTCTGTTTttctagaagaagatgaagccaAGCCAGTTGA comes from Glycine soja cultivar W05 chromosome 20, ASM419377v2, whole genome shotgun sequence and encodes:
- the LOC114401841 gene encoding uncharacterized protein LOC114401841, with amino-acid sequence MELIENMAVSDHAILHDQAYTPTKRSLLELTAQDATLAQNKLLAQKIEALTEPLSKLPQQIQATNKLEETLNQFMHMSMSNYRSTESSIKNLEIQMGQLAKQMAERSTNSFGANTEKNPKEECKVIFTRRESVEKEKRIEEDVRDEEGEKKEEGEKDKSKESGDEVSTTKTKTKSQLAREAKREILSASPEEIPYPPVPSKKDKECYFKWFLDIFQNLEITIPFGEAIQQMSLYKKFLKDILIEKGKYINNETIMVEENCSVVIQKLPPKFKYLGSVTIPCSIGNVSLADRSITRPFGVVEDVLVKVHQLTFLVDFVIIDIEDVEIPLILGWPFMVTAKCVVDMGKGNLGMSVEDQKDTFNLFEGIKHPSDSKTCFKVEEIEQKANLIVGHLNSVFLEEDEAKPVENPTYSSRAKTGQDPSHSRHSTCSSTCRPDLYAFFSIRSAPPYAA